From Selenomonas sp. AB3002, one genomic window encodes:
- a CDS encoding HNH endonuclease signature motif containing protein translates to MPRKPKRPCRYSGCPKLTDHKSGYCEDHRKMMQQHYEHFARGYDHHKRYDEKWRRIRKRYIASHPLCERCQSQGRFTEARLVHHIKPLAEGGDHDESNLQSLCISCHEKIHQRRKSE, encoded by the coding sequence ATGCCAAGGAAACCTAAGAGGCCATGCAGATACAGCGGCTGCCCTAAGCTGACTGACCACAAGAGCGGTTACTGCGAAGACCATCGGAAGATGATGCAACAGCACTACGAGCATTTTGCCCGTGGCTATGACCATCACAAACGCTACGATGAGAAGTGGCGCAGGATTCGGAAACGCTACATTGCCAGTCATCCGCTGTGCGAGCGGTGCCAAAGTCAGGGGAGATTCACCGAGGCCAGGCTGGTGCATCACATTAAGCCGTTGGCAGAAGGGGGGGACCATGACGAGAGTAACTTGCAGAGCCTTTGCATCAGTTGTCATGAGAAGATTCACCAGCGGAGGAAAAGCGAGTGA
- a CDS encoding DEAD/DEAH box helicase: MELRPYQAEAKQAILTEWSEGRRKTLLVLCTGLGKTIVFSSVTEHQVNLGHRVLIMAHRGELLTQAAEKLKLVTGIDAAFEQGESHSLGSLFPVTVGSVQSLCQEKRLAAFPQNYFQDIIVDEAHHCLSDSYQRVLEHFPEANILGVTATPDRGDKQTLGQFFDSQAYEYSMSRAIREGYLSPVKARMIPLKLDISKASITGGDYSASDIGYALEPYLQQIAEVMAEHCRGRKTVVFLPLVAISKKFCRLLNDRGLSAVEVNGESENRSEILRDFEQGKYSVLCNSMLLTEGWDCPAVDCVVVLRPTKVRSLYQQMVGRGMRLYPGKENLLLLDFLWLTERHDLCKPSSLIAKDEKIAEAMDEKIETEGVADILDAEEEAERDVLKEREEALARELAEMRSKKKKLVDPIQYALSIAAEDLAGYEPTFPWEMGPPSEKQLSFLERRGILPDTVGNAGLAALLIDRLKRRQEEGLATPKQIRCLERFGFRQVGTWQFDAASKLISRLAVNHWRIPGGMNPAVYVP; the protein is encoded by the coding sequence GTGGAGCTTAGACCTTATCAGGCCGAGGCGAAACAAGCAATCCTGACTGAGTGGAGCGAGGGGCGTCGCAAGACGCTCCTTGTGCTCTGCACAGGTCTTGGCAAGACGATTGTGTTTTCCTCGGTGACGGAACATCAAGTGAATTTAGGGCATAGGGTGCTGATCATGGCACACAGGGGTGAACTGCTCACCCAGGCAGCAGAGAAGCTGAAGCTGGTGACAGGAATTGATGCTGCTTTTGAGCAGGGAGAAAGTCACAGTTTAGGCAGCCTGTTCCCGGTGACAGTAGGCTCGGTGCAGTCACTTTGCCAGGAGAAGCGGTTGGCGGCTTTCCCGCAGAATTACTTTCAGGACATCATCGTAGACGAGGCGCACCATTGCCTGTCGGATAGCTACCAGCGGGTGCTGGAGCATTTCCCGGAGGCCAATATCCTGGGAGTGACAGCTACCCCTGACCGTGGTGACAAGCAGACATTAGGGCAGTTCTTTGATTCACAGGCATACGAATATTCCATGAGCCGGGCTATCAGAGAAGGCTATCTTTCACCCGTGAAAGCCAGGATGATTCCTCTGAAACTGGATATAAGTAAGGCGAGCATCACGGGAGGTGACTATAGCGCATCAGACATAGGCTATGCATTGGAGCCATATCTACAGCAGATAGCAGAAGTCATGGCAGAGCACTGCCGGGGCAGAAAGACTGTGGTGTTTCTGCCCTTGGTGGCCATCTCCAAGAAATTTTGTCGGCTGTTGAATGACCGAGGGCTCTCTGCGGTAGAGGTCAATGGAGAAAGCGAAAACAGGTCGGAGATTCTGAGAGATTTTGAGCAAGGGAAATACAGCGTCCTCTGTAACTCCATGCTCCTAACCGAGGGCTGGGATTGTCCTGCAGTGGACTGCGTGGTGGTACTGCGTCCAACCAAAGTCAGAAGCCTTTACCAGCAGATGGTGGGTAGGGGCATGAGATTGTATCCGGGGAAAGAGAATCTTCTGCTCCTGGACTTCCTCTGGCTCACGGAAAGACATGACTTGTGTAAGCCCTCGTCCCTTATCGCCAAGGACGAGAAAATAGCTGAGGCTATGGATGAAAAAATAGAAACAGAGGGCGTGGCAGACATTCTGGATGCCGAGGAAGAAGCCGAACGGGATGTGCTCAAAGAACGTGAGGAAGCCTTGGCGCGGGAACTGGCCGAGATGCGCAGCAAGAAGAAAAAGCTGGTAGATCCCATCCAGTATGCTCTGTCCATCGCAGCAGAAGACCTGGCAGGTTATGAGCCTACTTTCCCCTGGGAGATGGGACCGCCGTCAGAGAAGCAGCTTTCCTTTCTGGAGCGTCGGGGGATACTGCCGGACACGGTGGGGAATGCCGGTCTTGCAGCACTGCTCATAGACAGATTGAAACGCCGCCAGGAAGAAGGTCTTGCCACTCCCAAGCAGATACGTTGCCTGGAGCGTTTCGGATTTCGGCAGGTGGGAACCTGGCAGTTTGACGCAGCCAGTAAACTCATTTCGAGATTGGCCGTGAATCATTGGCGCATTCCTGGCGGAATGAATCCAGCCGTTTATGTACCGTGA
- a CDS encoding DUF4314 domain-containing protein, with the protein MGFPSREEVRHLRYLYPPGRIVMLAEMYDEPQAPTRGTCGEIRGVDDAGSILVRWDNGSTLSLIPSVDKFYLLEHRPADLEK; encoded by the coding sequence ATGGGCTTTCCAAGCAGGGAGGAGGTACGGCATTTGCGGTACCTCTACCCGCCGGGCAGGATTGTGATGCTGGCAGAAATGTACGATGAACCGCAGGCTCCCACAAGGGGGACCTGTGGGGAAATCCGGGGCGTGGATGACGCAGGGAGCATTCTGGTCCGCTGGGACAACGGTTCTACCCTCAGCCTCATCCCCTCTGTGGACAAATTCTACCTGCTCGAGCACCGCCCAGCCGACCTTGAAAAATAA
- a CDS encoding siphovirus Gp157 family protein, producing the protein MSARPLYELTAAFNAIFDLAMDESMDMDELESGLRSVEGELEEKCAGGIALIKSLEAYTEAYAKEQKRFEMERQALENRIRRIKEWYRTNLDAMGKTKVPTKYGVMSVQNNGGRAPLRIDDESLIPEDYLTIVPERKVVDNEALYKALKDGTEVPGAHLEPRGRSLRIK; encoded by the coding sequence ATGTCAGCAAGACCGCTTTATGAACTGACAGCGGCCTTCAATGCCATCTTTGACCTGGCTATGGATGAGTCCATGGATATGGATGAACTGGAGTCGGGACTGAGATCTGTTGAGGGTGAGCTGGAGGAGAAGTGTGCCGGAGGGATTGCCCTTATCAAGTCCCTGGAGGCATACACAGAGGCCTATGCCAAGGAGCAGAAGCGCTTCGAGATGGAGCGCCAGGCTCTGGAGAACCGCATTCGCCGCATCAAGGAATGGTACCGCACGAATTTGGATGCCATGGGCAAAACCAAGGTGCCCACCAAGTACGGTGTGATGTCGGTGCAAAATAACGGCGGCAGGGCTCCGCTGAGAATTGATGATGAGAGCCTTATTCCCGAGGACTATCTCACTATCGTGCCGGAACGCAAGGTAGTGGATAACGAGGCGCTCTACAAGGCACTCAAGGATGGGACAGAAGTTCCCGGTGCCCATCTGGAGCCTCGCGGCAGAAGCCTGCGTATCAAGTAG
- a CDS encoding N-acetylmuramoyl-L-alanine amidase yields the protein MRVFLNPGHAPCGCPDPGAVNSGTGLRECDVAKNIAVLVEKYLTKVGVSVSGNLQSDSLFEVVSASNNIDADVFVSIHCNAFNGVAHGTETWHYHSSKYGKLLAGCIQRQIVDALGTTDRGIKGAVPHTDNSLYVLNNTDAVAVLVETAFIDNPDDEVLLRTKQDEFARAIARGITDFEQEADSL from the coding sequence ATGCGTGTATTTCTGAACCCCGGACATGCCCCCTGTGGCTGCCCTGACCCCGGAGCCGTCAACAGCGGCACCGGCCTGCGTGAATGTGACGTTGCCAAAAACATCGCCGTCTTGGTAGAGAAGTATCTCACTAAGGTCGGCGTTTCTGTTTCAGGCAACTTGCAGTCGGACAGCCTTTTTGAGGTGGTCAGTGCCTCCAACAATATAGATGCGGATGTGTTTGTATCAATTCACTGCAATGCATTTAACGGCGTGGCTCACGGAACTGAAACCTGGCATTACCACTCCAGCAAGTACGGCAAGCTGCTGGCGGGTTGCATTCAGCGACAGATTGTGGATGCCCTGGGCACGACAGACCGTGGCATTAAGGGGGCGGTTCCCCATACCGACAACAGCCTCTACGTGTTGAACAACACCGATGCCGTGGCGGTACTGGTGGAGACTGCCTTTATCGACAATCCCGATGACGAGGTTTTGCTCCGCACCAAGCAGGATGAGTTTGCCCGCGCCATTGCCCGTGGGATCACGGATTTTGAACAGGAGGCTGACAGTTTATGA
- a CDS encoding sigma-70 family RNA polymerase sigma factor — protein MKLKFKKTPQNQRNTYKYYDANDNLTVTIRPDKEQHVEAIHIKLLHSMDDAEVYNNIKNHASRQDSGLEVSIGWQEPSRWLLSLDRMRDEEEKDFKENRELLEEASRHEAERHRDTGRELLYEAVQELDERQQELFFHRYIEGMSETELAREDSVSVAAIHHRLKRIEKRLKNIIYKKILPEG, from the coding sequence ATGAAACTGAAATTCAAGAAAACACCGCAGAACCAGAGGAACACCTACAAGTACTATGATGCAAACGACAATTTGACCGTCACCATCAGGCCGGACAAGGAGCAGCATGTGGAGGCCATACATATCAAACTCCTGCACAGCATGGACGATGCGGAGGTCTACAACAATATCAAGAATCATGCCTCCAGGCAGGACAGCGGTCTGGAGGTTTCCATAGGCTGGCAGGAGCCGTCACGCTGGCTGCTTTCTCTGGACAGGATGCGGGATGAGGAGGAGAAGGACTTCAAGGAAAATCGGGAGCTTTTGGAAGAGGCTTCCCGTCATGAAGCTGAACGCCACAGGGATACTGGTAGGGAACTGCTCTATGAGGCGGTGCAGGAACTGGACGAACGCCAGCAGGAGCTGTTCTTTCACCGTTATATCGAGGGCATGAGCGAGACTGAACTGGCCAGGGAGGATTCTGTCAGCGTGGCAGCTATCCATCACAGGCTGAAAAGGATAGAAAAACGTCTTAAGAACATCATCTATAAAAAAATCTTGCCGGAGGGTTAA
- a CDS encoding amidoligase family protein, with translation MKASTAKQIEALKKQTIGVEVEMYGISRQKAAKVAADFFGTGHHEDTADRNGYYTWSAWDEQGREWKFQRDVSIDAETSNEQTELVTPILTYEDIEALQELLRRLRHAGAKSNPHHMCGVHIHIGKGSHTAQTLRNLANIMASHESLLVAAMRIDQSRLGRYCRTVNRRFLDRLNKKKPQTMQALADIWYEGNGADHGRNMHYNESRYHCLNLHATFTKGTIEFRLFQFANPTADRKGGIHAGEIKSYIQLCLALSEMAKEVKTASPKEPQRENPKFAMRTWLMRLGFIGEEFATAREILTRNLEGDAAFRFGRSTPSN, from the coding sequence ATGAAGGCAAGCACCGCAAAGCAGATTGAGGCCTTGAAGAAGCAGACCATCGGGGTGGAGGTCGAGATGTACGGCATCAGCCGCCAGAAGGCAGCCAAGGTTGCCGCCGACTTCTTCGGCACCGGGCACCACGAGGACACGGCAGACCGCAACGGCTACTACACCTGGAGCGCATGGGACGAGCAGGGCAGGGAATGGAAATTCCAGCGGGACGTCAGCATCGACGCAGAAACCAGCAACGAGCAGACCGAACTGGTAACCCCCATCCTGACCTACGAAGACATCGAAGCCCTGCAGGAGCTTCTTCGCCGCCTCCGCCACGCTGGAGCAAAGAGCAACCCCCACCACATGTGCGGAGTACACATCCACATCGGCAAGGGCAGCCACACGGCGCAGACCCTGCGGAACCTCGCCAACATCATGGCAAGCCACGAAAGCCTGCTGGTCGCCGCCATGCGGATTGACCAGAGCCGCCTCGGACGCTACTGCCGGACAGTCAACAGGCGCTTCCTCGACAGGCTGAACAAGAAAAAGCCCCAGACCATGCAGGCCTTGGCAGACATTTGGTACGAAGGCAACGGAGCCGACCACGGCAGGAACATGCACTACAACGAAAGCCGCTACCATTGCCTCAACCTCCACGCAACCTTCACCAAGGGCACCATCGAGTTCCGACTTTTCCAGTTTGCCAACCCAACGGCAGACCGCAAGGGCGGGATTCACGCAGGGGAAATCAAGAGCTACATCCAGCTTTGCCTTGCCCTTTCCGAGATGGCCAAGGAAGTGAAGACCGCCAGCCCCAAGGAACCACAGAGGGAGAACCCCAAATTCGCAATGAGGACTTGGCTGATGCGCCTCGGATTCATCGGCGAGGAATTCGCCACCGCGAGGGAAATCCTCACAAGGAACCTTGAAGGCGACGCCGCCTTCCGCTTCGGCAGGAGCACCCCTTCAAACTGA
- a CDS encoding DNA methyltransferase — MGKMTTDMQLVSIDKLVPYVNNARTHSPEQITKLRSSLREFGFVNPVIIDRDFNVLAGHGRLVAAKAENISEVPCVFADYLTEAQKKAYILADNRYAMDAGWDEEMLRVEIEALQSMDFDLGLTGFDEKEIADLFDTDDGEGKDDGFDVDAEMEKPCISKAGDVWHLGKHRVICGDSTLPETYQRLLGEEKVNLVCTDPPYMVNLESTSGKIKNDDLSDKEAYEFLTKAFGCFHEAMAKDASIYVFYATAKARIFHDAYEDAGFKVGAGLVWKKNRLVLTRTDWKYIHEPIIWGWRKDGKHTWYGDQKQTTVFEFDRIKNSKEDGCGHPSSKPVPLIVYLVKQCTQTNGLVLDGFLGSASTLIACDQLGRICYGVELEPKFVDVAVQRYAAAHDGSFADVYVERDGEKIPYADVPKPEEV; from the coding sequence TTGGGGAAAATGACAACGGACATGCAGCTTGTCTCCATCGACAAGCTGGTGCCTTATGTGAATAACGCCAGGACGCATTCACCGGAGCAGATAACCAAGCTGCGCTCATCGCTGAGGGAGTTCGGCTTTGTGAATCCAGTTATCATTGACCGAGACTTCAATGTGCTGGCTGGGCATGGACGGCTGGTGGCAGCCAAGGCTGAGAACATCAGCGAGGTGCCCTGTGTCTTTGCCGACTATCTCACCGAGGCTCAGAAGAAAGCGTACATCCTTGCCGACAACCGTTATGCGATGGACGCAGGCTGGGACGAGGAAATGCTCCGTGTCGAGATTGAAGCCTTGCAGAGCATGGACTTCGACCTGGGACTGACCGGTTTTGACGAGAAGGAAATTGCTGACCTCTTCGATACGGATGATGGCGAGGGCAAGGACGATGGCTTCGATGTGGATGCCGAGATGGAAAAGCCGTGTATCTCCAAGGCAGGGGATGTGTGGCACCTGGGCAAGCACCGGGTTATCTGTGGAGATTCCACTCTGCCGGAAACCTACCAGCGTTTGCTGGGGGAAGAGAAAGTGAATCTGGTCTGCACCGACCCGCCGTACATGGTGAATCTGGAGAGCACCTCCGGGAAAATTAAGAACGATGACCTGTCCGACAAGGAGGCCTACGAATTTCTGACTAAAGCCTTCGGATGTTTCCACGAGGCCATGGCCAAGGATGCTTCCATCTATGTTTTCTACGCAACGGCAAAAGCCCGCATCTTTCATGACGCTTATGAAGATGCGGGCTTTAAAGTTGGAGCGGGGTTGGTCTGGAAGAAGAACCGCCTAGTGCTGACCCGCACAGACTGGAAGTACATCCACGAGCCAATCATCTGGGGATGGCGCAAGGATGGCAAGCACACCTGGTATGGCGATCAGAAGCAGACCACGGTGTTTGAGTTTGACCGCATCAAGAACTCGAAGGAAGATGGCTGCGGTCATCCATCAAGCAAGCCGGTGCCTCTCATCGTCTATCTGGTCAAGCAATGCACTCAGACCAACGGCTTGGTGCTGGATGGTTTCCTTGGCTCAGCTTCAACGCTCATCGCTTGCGACCAGCTGGGACGCATTTGCTATGGTGTGGAACTGGAGCCTAAGTTTGTGGATGTAGCGGTACAGCGCTATGCGGCTGCCCATGATGGCAGTTTTGCTGATGTGTATGTGGAGCGGGATGGGGAGAAGATTCCCTATGCTGATGTTCCGAAACCAGAGGAGGTCTGA
- a CDS encoding ATP-binding protein — MLNITKGKIQRAQKVVIYGAEGIGKSSLAACFPDPLFIDTEGGTSHMDVRRIERPESWEELLAIVKEVAVTPDVCQTLVLDTADWAEQLIVSYLCAKYKQNSIESFGYGKGYIYLGEEFTRLLEAFDKVLEAGIHVVITAHAKMRKFEQPDEMGAYDRWEMKLSKQVAPLLKEWCDLLLFCNYQTYVVTSDTNKQKAQGGRRVMYTAHHPAWDAKTRADLPEVLELDYKHIAHLFTSQEKGRTSVKNEPAPEELPSAEVLRNLLKEKGVTEAEVRQVVAARGKYSEDMPIDDYPDDFIFGYVIKYWDQIMDIIEENRKD, encoded by the coding sequence ATGCTCAATATCACCAAAGGCAAAATCCAACGTGCCCAGAAGGTGGTCATTTATGGAGCGGAGGGCATAGGAAAATCCAGTCTCGCAGCCTGCTTTCCGGATCCGCTCTTTATTGACACTGAGGGTGGCACCTCCCATATGGACGTGCGCCGCATAGAGCGACCGGAAAGCTGGGAGGAACTGTTGGCTATTGTGAAAGAAGTGGCTGTTACCCCAGATGTTTGTCAAACCCTTGTTTTGGACACGGCAGACTGGGCAGAGCAGCTTATCGTCAGCTACCTCTGCGCTAAATACAAGCAGAATAGCATCGAATCCTTCGGCTACGGCAAGGGCTACATCTATCTGGGAGAGGAATTCACCAGACTGCTGGAGGCCTTTGACAAGGTACTGGAAGCCGGTATTCATGTGGTGATTACTGCCCATGCCAAGATGAGGAAGTTCGAGCAGCCAGACGAGATGGGTGCCTATGACCGCTGGGAAATGAAGCTCAGCAAGCAGGTGGCACCGTTGCTCAAGGAATGGTGTGACCTCCTGCTGTTCTGCAACTATCAGACTTATGTGGTCACCTCTGATACCAATAAGCAGAAAGCCCAGGGCGGCAGGCGTGTCATGTACACAGCCCATCACCCTGCCTGGGATGCCAAGACCAGGGCAGACCTGCCTGAGGTATTGGAACTGGATTACAAGCATATTGCTCATCTGTTCACATCGCAGGAGAAGGGAAGGACTTCGGTCAAAAACGAGCCTGCTCCGGAGGAGTTGCCTTCAGCCGAGGTGCTGCGGAACCTGCTGAAAGAGAAGGGGGTGACGGAAGCAGAAGTCCGGCAGGTGGTAGCTGCCAGAGGGAAATACAGCGAGGATATGCCTATAGATGACTATCCAGATGATTTTATCTTTGGCTATGTCATCAAATACTGGGACCAGATCATGGACATCATAGAAGAAAACCGCAAGGATTAA
- a CDS encoding AAA family ATPase, producing MDSNILSALQYINVADVDRATWVSVGMALKEEGYPCSIWDDWSRNDSRYHAGECEKKWEGFNGTAKPVKGGTIIQLAKERGWVPCPEGPMAWDDTIEYDGNEGFNGFAPPDAWNPVQDLIDYLSIIFEPGERVGYVTGDVWQDSEGKWLPSKGVYDRTAGELIESLRKHPDDIGATVGDWKTEAGGWIRFNPLDGEGVKNENVTRFKYALVESDTLPIAEQDILFRKLELPIAALVHSGGKSLHAIVKVEAGTYEEYRKRVEFLYDFLEKQGVPIDKQNRNPSRLSRMPGLTRNGNRQYLVATEMGRKTWTEWMDFVEGVTDELPAMETLAKYKDNPPKLPEEIIKGILRRGHKMIISGSSKAGKSFLLMELCVAIAEGTPWLGFPCRKGRVLYVNLEIDPASCINRFLKIYEALGLPMKASENIIIWNLRGHAVPLDQLVPKLIRRVRDQQLEAIIIDPIYKVITGDENNASEMGQFCNQFDKICAETGCSTIYCHHHSKGAQGGKRAMDRASGSGVFARDPDAQLDMIRLELSEDIENNVRDGHATAWRLESNLREFENIEPVNFWFEYPIHRTDDRGYLDEMPAEGTSEAGRMKNSHSKSSEVCAEEFRYAYQALNMDGNVTVKDMMEYLNVTDKTVYARIKKMGDEFTLKKGRIIRNDGASQGV from the coding sequence ATGGACAGCAATATTTTGTCCGCGCTCCAATACATCAACGTGGCTGATGTAGACAGAGCCACCTGGGTGTCTGTAGGAATGGCCCTTAAGGAAGAAGGATATCCCTGCTCTATTTGGGATGACTGGAGCCGCAACGATTCCCGTTACCATGCCGGTGAGTGTGAAAAGAAGTGGGAGGGCTTCAACGGTACTGCAAAACCTGTGAAGGGAGGCACCATCATCCAGCTGGCCAAGGAGCGTGGCTGGGTGCCATGCCCAGAGGGGCCTATGGCATGGGACGACACCATAGAATACGATGGCAACGAAGGCTTCAATGGTTTTGCTCCGCCGGATGCCTGGAACCCTGTGCAAGACCTGATAGATTACCTTAGCATCATCTTTGAGCCTGGGGAACGTGTAGGTTACGTCACGGGAGATGTCTGGCAGGACAGCGAAGGAAAGTGGCTCCCCAGCAAAGGCGTGTATGACCGTACTGCGGGAGAACTTATCGAATCCCTCAGAAAGCACCCGGATGACATAGGCGCAACTGTAGGAGATTGGAAGACGGAAGCTGGTGGCTGGATACGCTTCAATCCTTTGGACGGGGAGGGCGTTAAGAACGAGAATGTCACCAGATTCAAGTATGCTCTGGTAGAATCTGATACTCTGCCCATAGCCGAGCAGGATATTCTCTTCCGCAAGCTGGAACTACCCATTGCAGCACTGGTACACAGTGGTGGCAAGAGCCTGCATGCCATCGTCAAGGTAGAAGCGGGTACCTATGAGGAATACAGGAAGCGGGTGGAATTCCTCTATGACTTCCTGGAAAAGCAGGGAGTGCCCATCGACAAGCAGAACCGTAATCCTTCAAGGCTCTCTAGGATGCCGGGACTTACCAGGAATGGCAACCGTCAGTATTTGGTAGCTACAGAAATGGGTCGCAAGACTTGGACAGAATGGATGGATTTTGTGGAGGGTGTGACGGACGAACTGCCCGCCATGGAAACCCTGGCAAAGTACAAGGACAACCCGCCTAAACTGCCGGAGGAGATCATCAAGGGCATCCTGCGCCGTGGCCACAAGATGATAATCTCCGGCTCGTCGAAAGCCGGCAAGTCCTTCCTGCTGATGGAGCTCTGCGTAGCCATTGCAGAAGGAACTCCCTGGCTTGGCTTTCCCTGCCGTAAGGGTCGCGTGCTGTACGTGAACCTGGAGATTGATCCTGCCAGCTGCATCAACCGCTTCCTGAAGATTTATGAAGCTCTGGGGCTCCCCATGAAAGCTTCGGAGAACATCATCATCTGGAATCTGCGTGGCCATGCGGTGCCCCTTGATCAGCTGGTGCCTAAACTAATCCGCAGGGTGCGTGACCAGCAATTGGAGGCCATCATCATTGACCCTATCTACAAGGTCATCACCGGTGATGAGAACAACGCCTCTGAAATGGGACAGTTTTGCAACCAGTTTGACAAGATCTGTGCAGAGACTGGCTGCTCCACTATTTACTGCCATCACCATAGCAAGGGTGCCCAGGGGGGCAAGCGGGCTATGGACAGGGCATCCGGCTCTGGTGTATTTGCCCGTGATCCGGATGCGCAACTGGACATGATACGGCTGGAGCTTTCAGAAGACATCGAGAATAATGTGCGTGATGGCCATGCCACTGCCTGGAGGCTGGAATCCAATCTTCGTGAATTCGAGAATATTGAGCCTGTGAACTTTTGGTTTGAATATCCAATCCATAGGACAGACGACAGGGGTTATCTCGATGAAATGCCAGCTGAGGGAACATCGGAAGCAGGCCGGATGAAGAACAGCCATTCCAAGTCCTCTGAGGTGTGTGCCGAAGAATTCAGGTATGCCTATCAGGCTCTCAACATGGATGGGAATGTCACAGTCAAGGATATGATGGAATACCTCAATGTTACCGATAAAACCGTCTATGCGCGGATAAAAAAGATGGGAGACGAGTTTACGCTCAAAAAAGGCCGTATCATTAGGAATGACGGGGCTTCACAGGGCGTTTGA
- a CDS encoding DUF1492 domain-containing protein, with translation MDVKEFLERALHLDGAIDAQVAELTHLRELSLKIGTSKLEERVTHSVTREAPFAKWVERIVDKEREINAEIDKLVDVKLEISDFIDGIDNPQWQSLLRHRYVLCKSWPDVAVNMGCSLRTVHRLHKKILKNLGE, from the coding sequence ATGGATGTGAAGGAATTCCTTGAACGGGCACTTCATTTGGACGGGGCAATCGATGCTCAGGTGGCCGAATTGACTCACTTGCGGGAACTGTCCCTGAAAATTGGCACTAGCAAACTGGAGGAGCGTGTCACCCACAGTGTCACCAGGGAAGCACCCTTTGCCAAATGGGTGGAACGCATTGTGGATAAGGAGAGGGAAATCAACGCTGAGATTGACAAACTGGTGGATGTCAAGCTGGAAATCAGCGACTTCATTGATGGCATCGACAATCCTCAGTGGCAGAGTCTCTTGCGCCATCGGTATGTCCTCTGCAAGTCCTGGCCGGATGTTGCCGTGAATATGGGGTGCAGTCTTAGAACTGTTCATCGACTTCACAAAAAAATCCTAAAAAATCTTGGGGAATGA
- a CDS encoding RusA family crossover junction endodeoxyribonuclease, which yields MRFFMDINPPTATAQEKAVRMVNGRPIFYEPAPLKKAKATLMTGLRKYGPKEPMLGALELRTTWLFPTGKSHKGGEWRITRPDTDNLQKMLKDCMTKCGYWKDDAQVVREVVEKQWAEEPGIHIEIKSLTSYREPQINGEGYSDPTAMAALRNCQ from the coding sequence ATGAGATTTTTCATGGACATAAATCCCCCAACAGCTACAGCACAGGAAAAGGCAGTGCGCATGGTAAATGGCAGGCCTATATTTTACGAGCCTGCACCTCTAAAGAAAGCCAAAGCCACGTTGATGACAGGTCTAAGGAAATACGGCCCTAAGGAACCAATGCTGGGGGCCTTGGAACTTCGCACCACATGGCTGTTTCCCACAGGCAAATCCCACAAAGGCGGTGAGTGGCGCATCACTCGTCCGGACACAGACAACCTGCAGAAGATGCTGAAGGACTGCATGACGAAGTGTGGTTACTGGAAAGATGATGCCCAAGTGGTGCGTGAGGTGGTGGAAAAGCAGTGGGCCGAAGAACCTGGGATACACATTGAAATAAAGAGTCTGACATCCTATAGGGAACCTCAGATTAATGGTGAGGGATACAGCGACCCAACGGCTATGGCAGCACTCAGAAACTGTCAGTGA
- a CDS encoding P27 family phage terminase small subunit, whose protein sequence is MAKDGTNRGGARAGAGRKKKALTDKISEGKAVKVTVLPTANLQGIEMPAPKEYMKAPQKNGQENYAVEIYEETWNWLNKKGCAELVSQELIEHYAMSVSRWIQCQDAISNYGFLAKHPTTGAAIVSPYVNISLQYMKQANQLWYQIYQVVKENCSDDYRGANPQEDVMERLLRSRKG, encoded by the coding sequence ATGGCCAAAGATGGAACTAATCGCGGCGGCGCTAGGGCAGGTGCCGGACGCAAGAAGAAAGCCCTCACCGATAAAATCAGCGAAGGCAAGGCTGTCAAGGTGACGGTGCTGCCAACGGCCAACCTCCAGGGCATAGAAATGCCCGCTCCCAAGGAGTACATGAAGGCACCACAGAAGAACGGGCAGGAAAATTACGCCGTGGAGATTTACGAGGAAACCTGGAATTGGCTGAACAAGAAGGGCTGTGCCGAGCTGGTGAGTCAGGAGCTCATTGAGCATTACGCCATGAGCGTATCTCGCTGGATTCAGTGCCAGGACGCTATTTCCAACTACGGCTTCCTGGCCAAGCATCCAACCACCGGGGCTGCTATCGTATCGCCCTATGTTAACATCAGCCTGCAGTACATGAAGCAGGCCAATCAGCTATGGTACCAGATTTACCAGGTGGTTAAGGAAAACTGCTCGGATGATTATCGTGGGGCCAACCCGCAGGAAGATGTGATGGAGCGTCTGCTTCGTTCAAGGAAGGGATAG